A genome region from Macaca nemestrina isolate mMacNem1 chromosome 20, mMacNem.hap1, whole genome shotgun sequence includes the following:
- the LOC105478585 gene encoding calmodulin-3 yields the protein MADQLTEEQIAEFKEAFSLFDKDGDGTITTKELGTVMRSLGQNPTEAELQDMINEVDADGNGTIDFPEFLTMMARKMKDTDSEEEIREAFRVFDKDGNGYISAAELRHVMTNLGEKLTDEEVDEMIREADIDGDGQVNYEEFVQMMTAK from the exons ATG GCTGACCAGCTGACTGAGGAGCAGATCGCAG AGTTCAAGGAGGCCTTCTCCCTCTTTGACAAGGATGGAGATGGCACTATCACCACCAAGGAGTTGGGGACAGTGATGAGATCCCTGGGACAGAACCCCACTGAAGCAGAGCTGCAGGATATGATCAATGAGGTGGATGCAGATG GGAACGGGACCATTGACTTCCCGGAGTTCCTGACCATGATGGCCAGAAAGATGAAGGACACAGACAGTGAGGAGGAGATCCGAGAGGCGTTCCGTGTCTTTGACAAG GATGGGAACGGCTACATCAGCGCCGCAGAGCTGCGTCACGTAATGACGAACCTGGGGGAGAAGCTGACCGATGAGGAGGTGGATGAGATGATCAGAGAGGCTGACATCGACGGAGATGGCCAGGTCAATTATGAAG AGTTTGTACAGATGATGACTGCAAAGTGA
- the LOC105478586 gene encoding prostacyclin receptor yields MADSCRNLTYVRGSVGPATSTLMFVAGVVGNGLALGILHARRPARPSAFAVLVTGLAATDLLGTSFLSPAVFVAYARNSSLLGLARGGPALCDAFAFAMTFFGLASMLILFAMAVERCLALSHPYLYAQLDGPRCARLALPAIYAFCVLFCALPLLGLGQHQQYCPGSWCFLRMRWAQPGGAAFSLAYAGLVALLMAAIFLCNGSVTLSLCRMYRQQKRHQSSVGPRPRTGEDEVDHLILLALMTGVMAVCSLPLTIRCFTQAVTPDSSSEMGDLLAFRFYAFNPILDPWVFILFRKAVFKRLKLWVCCLCLGPAHGDSQTPLSQLTSGRRDPRAPSAPVGKEGSWVPLSAWGEGQVAPLPLTQQSGGSTVGASSKAEANVACSLC; encoded by the exons ATGGCAGATTCGTGCAGGAACCTCACCTACGTGCGGGGCTCCGTGGGGCCGGCCACCAGCACCTTGATGTTCGTGGCCGGCGTGGTGGGCAACGGGCTGGCCCTGGGCATCCTGCACGCGCGGCGACCGGCGCGCCCCTCGGCCTTCGCGGTGCTGGTCACCGGGCTGGCGGCCACCGACCTGCTGGGCACCAGCTTCCTGAGCCCGGCCGTGTTCGTGGCCTATGCGCGCAACAGCTCCCTGCTGGGCCTGGCCCGGGGCGGCCCCGCGCTGTGCGATGCCTTCGCCTTCGCCATGACCTTCTTCGGCCTGGCGTCCATGCTCATCCTCTTCGCCATGGCCGTGGAGCGCTGCCTGGCGCTGAGCCACCCCTACCTCTACGCGCAACTGGACGGGCCCCGCTGCGCCCGCCTGGCGCTGCCAGCCATCTACGCCTTCTGCGTCCTCTTCTGCGCGCTGCCCCTGCTGGGCCTGGGCCAACACCAGCAGTACTGCCCCGGTAGCTGGTGCTTCCTCCGCATGCGCTGGGCCCAGCCGGGCGGCGCCGCCTTCTCGCTGGCCTACGCCGGCCTGGTGGCCCTGCTGATGGCCGCCATCTTCCTGTGCAACGGCTCGGTCACCCTCAGCCTCTGCCGCATGTACCGCCAGCAGAAGCGCCACCAGAGCTCGGTGGGTCCACGCCCGCGCACCGGAGAGGATGAGGTGGACCACCTGATCCTGCTGGCCCTCATGACGGGGGTCATGGCCGTGTGCTCCCTGCCTCTCACA ATCCGCTGCTTCACCCAGGCCGTCACCCCTGACAGCAGCAGTGAGATGGGGGACCTCCTTGCCTTCCGCTTCTACGCCTTCAACCCCATCCTGGACCCCTGGGTCTTCATCCTTTTCCGAAAGGCTGTCTTCAAGCGACTCAAGCTCTGGGTCTGCTGCCTGTGCCTCGGGCCTGCCCACGGCGACTCGCAGACACCCCTTTCCCAGCTCACCTCAGGGAGGAGGGACCCAAGGGCCCCCTCTGCTCCTGTGGGAAAGGAGGGGAGCTGGGTGCCTTTGTCGGCTTGGGGCGAGGGGCAGGTGGCGCCCTTGCCTCTCACACAGCAGTCCGGCGGCAGCACCGTGGGAGCGTCGTCCAAAGCAGAAGCCAATGTCGCCTGCTCCCTCTGCTGA